In Bacillus thuringiensis, the DNA window TTCATTTATTTGTTCATTATTTTGTTTCATAATTCCACACCCTTAACGCAAGTATTACATTGTTACCTTGATAACAATGTATCATTATAACACCGATACTAGTATTGTCAATTGTGACATTTTATTATTGGTTACACATAGTATTCTCGTCCTAATACTATTATCAAGATAATGTAAATTTGTATCCACATAACAATAAAACGCTATCCTTTTTATAGAAATATATATAAAGGATAGCGTTTTTAATATAAATTTATCGATTTTTAATGAACTAGTATTAGTTTCCAAATAAATCACAACCGTATGTGCCGCCTAATAATTTGAAGTGATTAGTTAAAAAGATTTGATCCGTTTTACAAACAAGTAAACCTATGTGTTTGGTTTTGCCAAAACATAGCTCATAGTTCATTCATCCAACCTTTCAGTCGATTAGAAGCTAACAAATATATTTATATGAGTACGGAAGCACTCAACCAACAATGAACACCAAATATTCCCCTCATACACATAAACTTAGCTTAATGTGTATGAGGGATAAGCTCTATCTTTTCTTTAATTTTTTTTTACTTTTATACGATACGATAAGCACTCATGCAAAGAAGCTTGCTCTTTATATAGCGATTTTTCAAAATCATATGCTCCGCCTGAGAAGAACCCTACAATACTTAATCCAGCTTCAGCACATAGATTGCTAATCTCATCTACCGTATAACATCGTAAAGACTGTGTAACTATATCGTTGGGATTATTCGGATGCCACCAATGATCTAACATTCTTTCATTTATACTATCATATTCGTATTTTCGCATAGCTGCACTTAAGGTCATTTCTTGTCCACTTGCTTTTTTCCAATACAATGGTTGATACATATCAATAAGTGCACATCCATCATCCTTCATCCAATTTTTAATGCGTTTTAATAGAATCAATTGTTCATCATCTGTTCCTACACCAAATCCATCTAAATAACTAACAACATCAAACTTTTCTTCAAAATTAATTTTATAAAAATCAGCGCAATGAATATCTATATCATTAGTAGAATGTTTTTTTGCAAACATAACTAACTCTGGTACAAGCTCAACAGTAGTCATTTTTACATCTAACTTAGCCATCGCCCTTGCGAATCCACCATTTCCTGCACCTAGTTCCAACATCGACTGAAATGGATATCCAACTTGTTCTTTAACTTCTTTAGCAACTTGCTCTAACCAGCTTTCTGTATTGATATCGTAATTGGATAGTTTGAATTGTTTTTCGTAAAATTCTCTCACATCTAATTCGTTCATTATTATTCTCCTCCTGCAATAGATTTTTCTTCTACAGGTGAAAAACTAAATCTCTGACACCCATGAAAAAATCCATTCTAATTTACCTATATTTACAATTTATCAAAATAATAAGAATTTTGAAAGTACCAATATAAAAAGCAGATAATGGATGATTCCACTATCTGCTCTTCCGCTACTTTTATTTACCTTTTTGATACATCACCCAATCACCAGAAATGATAACTTTTTTTAGCATCTCTTTATCTTGAGCAACATACACAAATGCACGTATTTCTCTATCACCTAAATAAATCGTTTCGGTGATTCGGTCATATAAATCACTTTCTGCATTACCTGTATATTCTTCAAGTTCATCTAATTTTTGCAGAACAACCTCATTTACTTCATAAACTTCTCCGTATACTTTGTCCTCATTTGAACAAATCATTGCCGGATACCCCTCGTTTGTATCAAATAATTTACCATACGTCCATGCTCCGTCTGCGATGCATATTGCACCTTGCATAAAATGAGCATTCATTTGCTCTTTTCTTAACGTGCCATACACGAAAACGTGATGCATATATCCATATCCCCTTTATATGTCTCTACTTTCTAATTTGTAAATAAGCACGAATCATAAAGTAACTCACTTCATTTGGAAGTTGTTCCTTTATCGATTTCAAACCACCTTCTGCATTTTGCACAGCAGTTTCAATCAGTTGTTCGTATTCTGCAGGAACAAAACTGTTCCAGTCTACTTCCATTCCATCTTCAAAGCAACGAATTAAATGATTTTCAATCGTTTGTCTTGATAAGCCACGTTCTTTCGCAATTTCATCTAGGTCAATAGCTTGTTTATACATTTCATACGTTTCTAAATGAGAATTCGCTGAAGCTTTCCCAGACTTTTTCCGCTCTGTCACTACTTCTGTTTTAATGGTTTCAGCATAGTTTGGATTTTCCTCAATAAAGTGCTGAACTGCTTGTAAGAAGTGCGAACCATACTTCACAAGTTTATGTTCGCCAATCCCTTTTACAGTTAAAAGTTCAGAGTCACTTTGCGGCATTTTCGCACACATGTCTTTCAACGTTTGGTCAGAGAAAATAACGAATGGAGGGACACCTTCTCCTTGCGCAATTTCTTTACGTACTTCACGAAGTACTTCAAATAAAGGATGATCTTGAACAATTTGTCTTGTCTCTACTCGTTCTTTACGTAAAACCTTCTCTTTACCAATTAACACTTCTTTCCCTTTTTCCGTTACTTTTAGTGTCGGATACGTACCGTGTTCAACTGCGATTAACTCATCTGAAATTAAAAACTCAATAAATTCACTGACTTCTTTTAAGCTACGATTTGATAGTAATCCGTATGTTGGTAAAGTATGAAAATTAAATTCAATAACTTTCTTATTTTTCGAACCAGTTAAAACTTGTGCAATCATTTGTTTTCCAAATCGCTGGTTCGTTCGAATCATGCAAGATAGAACCATTTGTGATTCTCTCGTCACATCGATACTTTCGCGGTCGTCCGTACAATTACCGCAACGGCCACAATCTTCTTTCGGCTCTTCTCCAAAGTATTGCAAAATAAATGATTGTAAACATTGTTCTGTATGACAATAGTCAGTCATATTTTGCAGCTTTTCAAGTTCATTTGAAAAACGAGACTCCCCTGTCGATTGATCAATTAAAAAGCGCTGTACTTGCACATCTTGAGAAGAATATAGCAATATACATGCACTATCTAATCCATCACGTCCGGCACGTCCTGCTTCTTGGTAATAACTTTCCATATTTTTTGGCAGTTGATAATGGATAACGTATCGGATATTCGATTTATCAATCCCCATCCCGAATGCAGATGTCGCTACCATTACACTCACTTCATCACGTAAAAAGAGTTCTTGCTGCTCATTTCGATCGTTATCACTCATACCAGCATGGTATTTTGAAACAGAAACTCCCGCTTTTATTAAATCTTCATACAACTGATCAACTACTTTTCTTGTAGCTGCATATATAATCCCAGATTCCTTTTGATTTTGACGAATATAATCCGCTAAATATACATTACGATCTTGTCCTTTAATAACAGAAAATGATAAGTTCTCACGCTCAAACGTTGTCATAATCGTATTTTCTTGATTAATTCCAAGCGTGTTGCAAATATCTTCACGAACTTGTGGTGTTGCCGTAGCAGTTAACGCTAATACGAGCGGCTTTTCTGGAAGATAATCTAATATGCGATGTATATGTAAATAACTTGGACGGAAATCATGTCCCCACTGCGAAATACAGTGTGCCTCATCAATTGCAATCATCGGGATTTTCATATCGATAAGTTGATCAACAAACTCCATTGAATCAAGTCGCTCCGGCGCCACATAAAGTAACTTATAGTGTCCTTGTTTCGCTAATTGAATTCGTTGATTCGCTTCTGTAATAGAAATAGAACTATTAATATAAGTAGCTGAAATACCGTTTTGTACTAATGTATCTACTTGGTCTTTCATAAGTGAAATCAAAGGTGAAATAACTAACGTCGTTCCTTCGAATACTAATGCGGGAATTTGATAACAAATTGACTTACCACCGCCCGTAGGCATAATACACACTGTATCTTTCCCATCTAATACATTTTTAATTGTTTCATCTTGTCCTCTTCGGAATGACGAATAACCGAAATAAGACGCTAAAAGTTCTTGTGCTTTTGTAAACAAAAAAGAGTCACCTGCTTTTCTATATCTTTCATCTATTCCTATTATATCATCACTTAAGCGTCTTGAAAGTGATGAATACATGACTAACAGCTTGCTTTTTCATTATTTTATGCTTCTCTACGTTTTAAAGGTTGTTTAGCAATAGTGTTTTAATGGCTATTTATGTTGATAAATTTTAAAACATAAATAAAGCACATATAAAATAAATATACATTTTATTACTCTTCCTTGAATACTACTAATCTTATACATATGAATTCAGGAGGTTACTATATGAAGCAGCAAAATATTAGTTCCATCAAGCAGAAAATACTACCGAACCAACTCCAATTCTCAAATAATGATGCGTGGAAATATGAATCGTATTATAAATGCCAGCCATTATTTTCTTATAGAAAACTTTTTCATTTTCTTTCTCAACTTTTTAAACGTTAATACGTGTGCGAAATGTATCATTCATAATAAATTTCTCAATATATACCTTATAGACTTACTATACTACAGCTGTTATCATATGAAATATTCTGCTTTTATAAACCCCTTTAGTTGACCTGTTTATAAAAGCAAGTCTTTTTTGATTATTATATAATTCAGTGCACTTATATATATGTTTGCATATTTTTTCTCCATTTTATAACCATACTCGACTCACAACAAATGATGATAATAACAAGAAATGAAATATAAGTTCTTAACATTTATTAAAGTAATTCTTTTTTTCTCAATACACAAAACGATTTTCACTTGTTACTATAAAGGTACTCCAGATGAGTTTTTGCTCATCAACATTATCTAGTTAATGGGATCTGCCGCGGGAAGCAGATCCCATTGACTTTATTAAAGGTCTACTTTCATTTGGACACATTTACCAGGTTTTTTTAATAGCATTTTATGATAACATTACGTAGTCGAGTCCGACATCTCGGCAATACCCTTTCGAGGCTCTGCAACTTCCCTTGCAGAGCCTCGTTTACTTTATATTCATTTTATTTATATATACCACAATAAAATTCTTCATCATTTTCCATATCAATTTCTGAAATTAATCTAGGACACGTAACTAAAAATAATTTTCCATCATACTTTGAGTTATACATGTTCAAAGGAGTGTTACCGTTTATGTATACTTATTGGCAATCGTATTACTCCCCCTATCATAACCCTTATGTACACTTTGATGCATCTGTACGTTATTACCGAATTAGTAAAAACGAGAACTTTTTAAAAGGTTATATGCGTTCTTTATGGGAACAACATGTCGCTTGGACGAGATTAGCTATTATAAGCATTGTCTTTAATTTACCAGACGTTAACGTTACAGTTGGGCGTCTTCTTCAAAATGCAACACATATGGGACTATCACTCGAACCATTCTATGGTGAGGATGCTGTAAAAAAATATAGTGCATTAATTAAAGACCACTTAGTCATTGCAGCGGATCTTGTTAAAGCCGCAAAAGCTGGTGATCAAAATGCAGCTGCCGCTATAGAGAAAAAATGGTACGCTAACGGTGATGAAATTGTAGCATTTCTTACTAGCATCAACCCATATATAGAAAAAGAAGAATTTAGAAAAATGTTTTATGAACATTTAGCATTAACAAAAGCAGAAGCACTTGCCTTTTTAAATAAAGATTATGAAGCAGGAGTAAAATTGTACGATAAAATTGAAAAAGAAGCATTAGAAATGGCCGATATGATAACAAACGCAATCGTAAAACAATTCCCGCAAGTTTTTCAATAACAATAAGCCGATTTGAAAAAACAAATCGGCTTATTAAGCTTTCTATCAATGATATTTCACGCCCCCTCTTTACATTTAACGTATATCGATATATTTTATTAATATCCGTTTTTTATAGGAGGAAATAGTTTGATTAACGCCATTGGTCTCGTATTTATCCTTACAAATAAGCACGAGAAAAAGAAGAAGGTATATCTGAATGAAAAATTTGCATTAATAGACATTATTGATTCTAAGGAAGTAATTGATGATGAAGGAAACTCATTAGTAGAACTAACATGTAAATATAGTATATATTTAGATGAAAAATACTACTGTAAATCTCTTGATGATTATACTGGACAAGTATTCCCATTCTTAAGCGCTAAAATAGGAAAAGGACTTCTCAGAAACTTGAATTACTACTTCTCTTACGTAGATGCCTATGATAAAAAACCACCCGTTAAAGAAATTAGACCACTTATGAAACAAGT includes these proteins:
- a CDS encoding class I SAM-dependent methyltransferase; the protein is MNELDVREFYEKQFKLSNYDINTESWLEQVAKEVKEQVGYPFQSMLELGAGNGGFARAMAKLDVKMTTVELVPELVMFAKKHSTNDIDIHCADFYKINFEEKFDVVSYLDGFGVGTDDEQLILLKRIKNWMKDDGCALIDMYQPLYWKKASGQEMTLSAAMRKYEYDSINERMLDHWWHPNNPNDIVTQSLRCYTVDEISNLCAEAGLSIVGFFSGGAYDFEKSLYKEQASLHECLSYRIKVKKN
- a CDS encoding gamma-glutamylcyclotransferase family protein codes for the protein MHHVFVYGTLRKEQMNAHFMQGAICIADGAWTYGKLFDTNEGYPAMICSNEDKVYGEVYEVNEVVLQKLDELEEYTGNAESDLYDRITETIYLGDREIRAFVYVAQDKEMLKKVIISGDWVMYQKGK
- the recQ gene encoding DNA helicase RecQ; the encoded protein is MFTKAQELLASYFGYSSFRRGQDETIKNVLDGKDTVCIMPTGGGKSICYQIPALVFEGTTLVISPLISLMKDQVDTLVQNGISATYINSSISITEANQRIQLAKQGHYKLLYVAPERLDSMEFVDQLIDMKIPMIAIDEAHCISQWGHDFRPSYLHIHRILDYLPEKPLVLALTATATPQVREDICNTLGINQENTIMTTFERENLSFSVIKGQDRNVYLADYIRQNQKESGIIYAATRKVVDQLYEDLIKAGVSVSKYHAGMSDNDRNEQQELFLRDEVSVMVATSAFGMGIDKSNIRYVIHYQLPKNMESYYQEAGRAGRDGLDSACILLYSSQDVQVQRFLIDQSTGESRFSNELEKLQNMTDYCHTEQCLQSFILQYFGEEPKEDCGRCGNCTDDRESIDVTRESQMVLSCMIRTNQRFGKQMIAQVLTGSKNKKVIEFNFHTLPTYGLLSNRSLKEVSEFIEFLISDELIAVEHGTYPTLKVTEKGKEVLIGKEKVLRKERVETRQIVQDHPLFEVLREVRKEIAQGEGVPPFVIFSDQTLKDMCAKMPQSDSELLTVKGIGEHKLVKYGSHFLQAVQHFIEENPNYAETIKTEVVTERKKSGKASANSHLETYEMYKQAIDLDEIAKERGLSRQTIENHLIRCFEDGMEVDWNSFVPAEYEQLIETAVQNAEGGLKSIKEQLPNEVSYFMIRAYLQIRK
- a CDS encoding acetylglutamate kinase translates to MYTYWQSYYSPYHNPYVHFDASVRYYRISKNENFLKGYMRSLWEQHVAWTRLAIISIVFNLPDVNVTVGRLLQNATHMGLSLEPFYGEDAVKKYSALIKDHLVIAADLVKAAKAGDQNAAAAIEKKWYANGDEIVAFLTSINPYIEKEEFRKMFYEHLALTKAEALAFLNKDYEAGVKLYDKIEKEALEMADMITNAIVKQFPQVFQ